One window from the genome of Halopenitus persicus encodes:
- a CDS encoding acetamidase/formamidase family protein, giving the protein MSQQGVQQELYVDQYTLGLVGPDQEWAGTVADGGTIETYTPPGCWGPMITPSFRGGHEVTRPSRVEGAEVGDAVAIHIRDVNVTSMATSTGSMAEREGAFNDDPFVDHRCPECGTTWPDSVVEGTGEGAIRCAECGANASSFGFEYGYTVAFDHDNAVGITLDKEGAHELALNAKEVMDIPENSRQHPILLYEPDGMPGTLGRLRPFIGNIGTTPSVTLPDSHNAGDFGQSLIGADHDYGVTTEKDLEKRTDGHMDIPEVRAGATLICPVVIDGAGIYVGDLHANQGDGELSLHTTDVSGTVTMDVEVIKGLEIDGPILLPNETDLPFISQPYSDEERNAGLDLGTEHGVDVETEMAPIQVVGSGATVNDATQNAFDRASKLLKMSEGEVRARCTFTGGVQIGRLPGVVQLDMLAPMDLLEDRGLDGLVREQYGL; this is encoded by the coding sequence ATGTCTCAGCAAGGAGTACAACAGGAGCTGTACGTTGACCAGTACACACTCGGACTTGTCGGACCCGATCAGGAGTGGGCCGGCACCGTCGCCGACGGGGGAACGATCGAGACCTACACACCGCCGGGCTGCTGGGGTCCGATGATTACGCCGTCGTTTCGCGGCGGACACGAGGTGACGCGACCGAGCCGTGTTGAGGGCGCCGAAGTTGGTGACGCCGTCGCGATCCACATCCGCGATGTGAATGTAACGAGTATGGCAACCAGTACTGGATCGATGGCCGAACGCGAAGGAGCGTTCAACGACGACCCCTTTGTCGATCACCGCTGCCCGGAGTGCGGAACGACGTGGCCAGACTCGGTCGTTGAAGGCACCGGTGAGGGCGCCATCCGGTGTGCGGAGTGCGGTGCCAACGCCTCGTCGTTCGGCTTCGAGTACGGCTACACTGTCGCATTCGACCACGACAACGCCGTCGGAATCACGTTGGATAAAGAGGGTGCTCACGAGCTCGCACTGAACGCCAAGGAGGTAATGGATATCCCCGAGAACTCCCGCCAGCATCCCATCCTGCTCTACGAGCCGGACGGGATGCCCGGGACGCTCGGACGGCTACGACCGTTCATCGGGAACATCGGCACGACGCCGTCGGTCACGCTTCCCGACTCTCACAACGCTGGGGACTTCGGGCAGAGCCTCATCGGTGCGGACCACGACTACGGGGTCACTACTGAGAAAGACTTGGAGAAGCGGACGGACGGCCATATGGACATTCCAGAGGTCCGGGCGGGCGCAACGCTGATCTGCCCCGTCGTAATCGACGGCGCCGGGATCTACGTTGGCGACCTCCACGCCAACCAGGGTGACGGCGAACTCTCGCTGCATACCACCGATGTCAGCGGCACTGTCACGATGGACGTTGAGGTGATCAAAGGCCTCGAGATCGACGGCCCCATCCTCCTCCCGAACGAGACGGACCTTCCGTTCATCAGCCAGCCTTACAGCGACGAAGAGCGCAACGCTGGGCTAGATCTCGGCACCGAACATGGCGTCGACGTCGAGACCGAGATGGCACCGATCCAAGTGGTCGGTTCGGGTGCGACGGTCAACGACGCCACTCAGAACGCGTTCGATCGCGCATCGAAACTACTGAAGATGAGCGAAGGCGAGGTCCGTGCCCGGTGTACGTTCACTGGTGGAGTACAAATTGGCCGACTACCGGGAGTCGTCCAGCTCGATATGCTCGCGCCGATGGACCTGCTCGAGGACCGCGGCCTCGACGGATTAGTTCGTGAGCAGTACGGACTTTGA
- a CDS encoding nucleotidyl transferase AbiEii/AbiGii toxin family protein, producing the protein MISQDRLRILARELGVRQGYAEKNYVNSWLLWGIFTSDYGDNLLFKGGTALSKLYFPQSWRFSEDLDFGVEGEYQGSKQELRTVLDTIADRSGIEFEIREHHESQQDHYPTHYVDISIQYRAVLNHPNTTSIDVMVDEHVAFDPVQHTNAYEDVPEFDLQAYSVEEIFAEKLRAIYQRGAARDYYDLYQLLETDSVAINYADVGPAFEAKCKHDGLTVDLSDGLPDEQQETIRHQWETTLPDLTGDPPAFEMVWEQLDTAISQQGSS; encoded by the coding sequence ATGATCAGTCAGGACCGGCTCCGAATCCTCGCTCGCGAACTGGGCGTTCGGCAAGGATACGCCGAAAAGAACTACGTCAATTCGTGGCTTCTCTGGGGCATCTTCACGAGCGACTACGGCGACAACCTCCTGTTCAAAGGTGGGACCGCGCTATCCAAACTGTATTTCCCACAGTCGTGGCGATTCTCGGAGGACCTCGATTTTGGCGTCGAAGGAGAGTACCAGGGGTCCAAACAGGAACTCCGAACGGTCCTCGATACGATTGCCGACCGCTCTGGCATCGAATTCGAGATACGGGAGCATCACGAATCCCAGCAGGACCACTACCCGACCCACTACGTCGACATCAGCATTCAGTACCGCGCCGTCCTCAACCACCCCAACACGACCAGCATCGACGTGATGGTCGACGAGCACGTCGCTTTCGATCCTGTTCAGCACACGAACGCATACGAAGACGTGCCCGAATTCGACCTCCAGGCGTACAGCGTCGAGGAGATCTTCGCCGAAAAGCTCCGGGCGATCTACCAGCGCGGGGCCGCCCGTGACTACTACGACCTCTATCAGCTGCTCGAAACCGATTCGGTCGCGATCAACTATGCCGACGTGGGGCCCGCCTTCGAGGCAAAGTGCAAACACGATGGGCTCACCGTTGATCTGAGCGACGGACTCCCGGACGAGCAACAAGAAACGATCCGCCACCAGTGGGAGACCACACTGCCGGACCTGACCGGTGATCCGCCGGCGTTCGAGATGGTCTGGGAACAGTTGGATACGGCGATCTCCCAACAGGGATCGTCGTAG
- a CDS encoding type IV toxin-antitoxin system AbiEi family antitoxin domain-containing protein: protein MSTIEQTQNIRQGLSTRESRLLARLAGAGYQIISVDDIETTLEVSPNTAREIASRLTEKGWLDRLFPGTYLIIPLTAGEDAVYTTHEYLIAAHVAEPMYIGYYSALSHHGLTEQVPRTVYVVTPTRAQSREIHGVPYRVTTVTERKFFGFEPTSIEGTTVQVSDLEKTLVDCADHPEFCGGLRELATAMRTADDRGCAWDTVGEYLKRLDNGAATKRIVYLADRLGIDLPAREELVASFTSGYSPLDPTRPDTGSTNSTYRLRINVEPATLVSTES from the coding sequence ATGAGTACTATAGAACAAACGCAAAATATACGCCAGGGGCTCTCGACTCGAGAAAGTCGACTCCTTGCACGACTCGCTGGCGCGGGTTACCAGATCATCTCCGTCGACGACATCGAGACGACGCTGGAGGTCTCCCCGAACACCGCCCGCGAGATCGCTTCCCGGCTTACCGAGAAGGGCTGGCTCGACCGGCTCTTCCCGGGCACGTATCTCATCATTCCACTCACTGCCGGCGAGGACGCCGTGTACACCACCCACGAGTACCTCATCGCCGCCCACGTCGCCGAGCCGATGTACATCGGCTACTACAGCGCCCTCAGCCACCACGGGCTGACCGAACAGGTCCCCCGGACGGTGTACGTCGTCACGCCGACCCGAGCGCAAAGCCGAGAGATCCACGGCGTCCCATACCGCGTCACGACAGTCACCGAGCGGAAGTTCTTCGGCTTTGAGCCGACATCGATCGAAGGCACGACCGTGCAGGTCAGCGACCTAGAGAAAACGTTGGTCGACTGTGCAGACCACCCCGAGTTCTGCGGTGGCCTTCGGGAACTTGCGACCGCGATGCGCACCGCCGACGACCGTGGTTGTGCCTGGGACACGGTCGGCGAGTACCTCAAGCGTCTCGATAACGGCGCTGCGACCAAGCGAATCGTCTACCTCGCCGACCGGCTCGGAATCGACCTCCCCGCCCGCGAGGAGCTCGTCGCGTCGTTCACAAGTGGCTATTCCCCACTAGACCCGACGCGACCCGACACCGGGTCGACCAACAGCACGTATCGCCTCCGGATCAACGTCGAGCCAGCCACGCTGGTGTCGACGGAGTCCTGA
- a CDS encoding ArdC-like ssDNA-binding domain-containing protein, with amino-acid sequence MATTRDSSVSFEQTDTRSEEMNSTIEQWIDDLVAGVDDAQASDEFQEWLDVQSRFHDYSYRNTLLIKQQCPEATRVAGYRTWQEEFDRHVQEGESAIWIWAPIITKQCPECENSPSYHEDSDCEYDETPPEEWSEGLVGFKPAPVFDVSQTEGEPLPDLDTQATGDTGDLVERLTAAADELGVTVRIVPAEEWTHGEAKGICEQLSLVDMQPRVEVRDRENDADLARTLVHEYAHALLHFDVDDDTERSKREVEAEAVAYVVGRYCGLDTSGSAFYLAAWESDDPEIVRDRLDRISSTAEELIDVVEDGA; translated from the coding sequence ATGGCTACGACCAGAGACTCGTCGGTCTCCTTCGAGCAGACCGACACGCGATCCGAGGAGATGAACAGTACGATCGAACAGTGGATCGACGACCTCGTCGCCGGCGTCGACGACGCGCAGGCCAGCGACGAGTTCCAAGAGTGGCTCGACGTCCAGAGTCGCTTCCACGACTACTCCTACCGGAACACGCTCCTCATCAAGCAGCAGTGCCCCGAGGCGACGCGCGTCGCGGGCTACCGGACGTGGCAGGAGGAGTTCGATCGGCACGTTCAGGAAGGCGAGTCAGCCATCTGGATCTGGGCGCCGATCATCACGAAGCAGTGCCCGGAGTGCGAGAACTCGCCGAGCTACCACGAGGACAGTGACTGTGAGTACGACGAGACGCCGCCCGAGGAATGGTCGGAGGGCTTGGTGGGGTTCAAGCCCGCGCCGGTGTTCGATGTCTCCCAGACCGAGGGCGAGCCACTTCCCGACTTGGACACGCAAGCGACCGGCGACACCGGCGACCTCGTCGAACGGTTGACTGCCGCCGCTGATGAGCTCGGCGTGACGGTACGAATCGTTCCAGCCGAGGAGTGGACACACGGCGAGGCGAAGGGTATCTGTGAGCAGCTGAGTCTCGTCGATATGCAGCCGCGTGTCGAGGTTCGGGATCGGGAGAACGACGCTGATCTCGCCCGGACGCTGGTTCACGAGTACGCGCACGCCCTGCTCCACTTCGACGTCGACGACGATACGGAACGGTCGAAACGCGAAGTCGAGGCCGAAGCCGTCGCATACGTCGTCGGGCGGTACTGCGGGCTCGACACTAGCGGCTCGGCGTTCTACCTAGCCGCATGGGAGTCGGACGATCCCGAGATCGTTCGCGACCGTCTCGACCGGATCAGTTCCACAGCAGAAGAGCTCATCGACGTAGTCGAAGACGGCGCTTGA
- a CDS encoding DUF7837 family putative zinc-binding protein, translating to MPTNRSTLGRCPACHTVIPAGKLLIKYEKGDSQEVYAECPECEVPVRPG from the coding sequence ATGCCCACCAATCGTTCCACACTCGGACGGTGCCCGGCCTGTCACACCGTGATCCCTGCAGGTAAGCTCCTCATCAAGTACGAGAAAGGAGACTCCCAGGAGGTCTATGCAGAGTGCCCTGAATGTGAGGTCCCAGTCCGACCGGGTTAG
- a CDS encoding type II toxin-antitoxin system death-on-curing family toxin, producing the protein MDEEPESISYLSAGDIRDIHELIVESNANTAAGISSPGDIEYTVEHIQEGHFGQVPESLHEKAFQLLRLIAANHPFVDGNKRTALMSTRIFYALNGRRFDYNREIKEILKALATDEGNVDEDDVIEYLRAHTEPLAPEYKATINLWLARIEGTEQLLSEHGTVDQESNEPNDYDDDAHSEE; encoded by the coding sequence ATGGACGAGGAACCGGAGTCAATCAGCTATTTGTCGGCTGGTGATATCCGTGACATCCACGAGTTAATCGTGGAGTCAAATGCGAACACGGCGGCAGGCATCTCTTCACCAGGTGATATCGAATATACCGTCGAACATATCCAAGAAGGCCACTTCGGTCAGGTTCCCGAGTCGCTTCACGAGAAGGCATTTCAGCTGCTGCGACTCATTGCGGCGAATCATCCATTCGTCGATGGCAACAAGCGAACGGCGCTTATGTCGACCCGTATTTTCTACGCGCTGAATGGCCGGCGCTTTGACTACAATCGGGAGATCAAAGAGATCCTGAAGGCGCTCGCGACAGATGAAGGCAATGTCGATGAGGACGACGTGATCGAGTATCTACGAGCACATACAGAGCCGCTTGCCCCAGAATACAAGGCGACCATCAACCTGTGGCTGGCACGTATTGAGGGCACAGAACAGCTACTCTCGGAGCACGGCACCGTCGATCAGGAATCCAATGAACCGAACGATTATGACGACGACGCCCATAGTGAGGAGTAA
- a CDS encoding DUF4365 domain-containing protein produces the protein MTKKRSDDQELQAVSEGALQKELSTFVINELSEDFGLDFQATVTEELDDEYQQVSSINFFIQLKASQDFGEGDTASFQASTDDLNLYLQNPSPVVLALYDNSKDEFYWTIIQEYIWDELEDRTPDWQSQGSNAVRVDKDQTFQDTDRLRSQVLEAQHRILRRHNMAMGIGQGLQFSPDDLSELDMQIGTSLEDYKGHSLVKSAEMLKQGEREGAREQLEKVYEAPEEDEGKLKALSGLLHILHPDQGEDEGLRILELAEEGQELAQDLDRLGDEKYLQIHQNHAQLSILLDKTEEILFSMKIQEGDDQFFQVFLTESLFELLEEKLRVFGEINEALNKLLENDEYYYYTISLPLIVDYITSQIMVYTGLKLIDREELRDSDQVHPIVSQLESILEIMNEPETEMSIHRYLGLYYYHTYKQDKAIEHFEATLQLAEEVEDEYMADGITDFLQDVRENPDPYAPDEDRKDPMEMPLDEYQDLMREVVEAQGFDLDNPSEDIGKPVKMAVKDIDITEYLRHCEHLRIRQMSTSPLGRQMGLRSLGPKLMWCKHGGGSEGHNLEMQFRHFKQTHCEGCDHHSPRGDDWTCTMEDVQEQEQDPELQEVVENIHKNRY, from the coding sequence GTGACGAAGAAGCGAAGCGACGACCAGGAACTACAGGCTGTTTCAGAAGGTGCCCTACAGAAGGAACTGAGCACATTCGTAATCAACGAGCTCAGCGAAGACTTCGGTCTGGACTTCCAAGCCACGGTAACCGAAGAGCTGGATGACGAGTACCAGCAAGTCTCCTCCATCAACTTCTTTATCCAGCTCAAAGCCTCTCAGGACTTTGGAGAAGGCGACACAGCAAGCTTCCAAGCAAGCACCGACGACCTGAACCTGTACCTGCAAAACCCGTCACCCGTCGTCCTCGCACTCTACGACAACAGTAAGGACGAGTTCTACTGGACCATCATCCAGGAGTATATCTGGGACGAGTTAGAGGACCGTACACCGGACTGGCAGTCACAGGGGAGCAACGCTGTCAGAGTCGACAAGGATCAAACCTTCCAGGACACTGATCGCCTTCGCTCCCAAGTTTTGGAGGCTCAACACCGTATTCTCCGCCGGCACAATATGGCGATGGGAATAGGTCAAGGACTCCAATTCTCTCCAGATGACCTGTCCGAACTGGATATGCAGATCGGGACCAGTCTTGAGGACTACAAAGGCCATTCCCTGGTCAAATCAGCTGAAATGCTGAAACAGGGTGAAAGAGAAGGAGCGAGGGAACAACTCGAAAAGGTCTACGAAGCTCCGGAAGAAGATGAAGGGAAGCTGAAAGCGCTGTCCGGCCTGCTCCACATCCTCCATCCGGATCAGGGAGAAGACGAGGGTCTCCGAATACTCGAGCTGGCCGAAGAAGGCCAAGAGTTAGCACAGGATCTGGATCGCCTGGGCGATGAGAAATACCTTCAGATCCACCAGAATCACGCCCAGCTCTCCATACTATTGGACAAGACAGAGGAGATCCTGTTCTCGATGAAAATCCAGGAAGGCGATGACCAGTTCTTCCAAGTCTTCCTCACCGAGAGCCTATTCGAGCTGTTAGAGGAGAAGCTCCGCGTATTCGGAGAGATCAACGAGGCTCTGAACAAGCTGCTGGAGAACGACGAATACTACTACTACACGATCTCCCTGCCGCTGATTGTCGACTACATCACCTCGCAGATAATGGTCTACACCGGGCTGAAACTCATCGACAGAGAAGAACTCCGGGATTCAGATCAAGTCCATCCGATTGTCTCCCAGTTGGAAAGCATCCTGGAGATCATGAACGAACCCGAAACCGAGATGAGTATTCACCGGTACCTCGGCCTCTACTACTACCACACCTACAAACAGGACAAAGCGATAGAACACTTCGAGGCCACGCTCCAGCTCGCTGAAGAAGTCGAGGACGAATACATGGCCGACGGCATCACCGACTTCCTGCAGGACGTCAGGGAGAACCCAGATCCGTACGCTCCGGACGAAGACAGGAAAGACCCGATGGAGATGCCTCTCGATGAATACCAGGACCTGATGAGAGAGGTCGTGGAGGCCCAAGGATTTGACCTCGACAACCCGAGCGAAGACATTGGGAAACCGGTGAAGATGGCAGTGAAGGACATCGATATCACGGAGTACCTGCGGCACTGCGAGCACCTGCGTATCCGCCAAATGTCCACTAGTCCTCTCGGACGGCAAATGGGTCTTCGCTCACTCGGCCCGAAACTCATGTGGTGCAAACACGGTGGCGGAAGCGAAGGCCATAACCTGGAGATGCAGTTCCGACATTTCAAACAGACTCACTGCGAAGGCTGCGACCACCACAGCCCCAGAGGAGATGACTGGACCTGCACCATGGAAGACGTGCAAGAACAGGAGCAGGATCCAGAACTACAGGAAGTCGTAGAAAACATCCACAAAAATCGCTACTGA
- a CDS encoding DUF4238 domain-containing protein, giving the protein MEAGTTEEGAKQWQAQLTANALEGFADLLYRMNWFLFVNKTEYPLWASDHPIAIFNPVNPEPDPERGIERPGSKVHVPLSTDLVLALYDPGRYFVKSKREELTEKEHVDFQNKLQVEHCHRQVYSPIKDFEYAREVIQENPEYAELDYSDRFIH; this is encoded by the coding sequence GTGGAAGCGGGTACTACCGAGGAAGGGGCGAAGCAGTGGCAGGCACAGCTAACCGCCAACGCTCTCGAAGGCTTTGCAGATCTCCTGTACCGGATGAACTGGTTCCTGTTCGTGAACAAGACGGAGTATCCGTTGTGGGCCTCAGATCATCCGATCGCAATCTTCAATCCGGTTAACCCAGAGCCGGACCCGGAGAGAGGTATTGAAAGGCCTGGTTCCAAGGTACACGTCCCGTTAAGTACAGATCTGGTTCTGGCGCTTTATGATCCGGGGCGGTATTTCGTGAAGTCGAAACGGGAGGAGTTGACGGAGAAGGAGCACGTGGATTTTCAGAATAAGCTCCAGGTGGAGCACTGTCACAGACAAGTCTACTCCCCTATAAAGGATTTCGAGTATGCCAGGGAGGTTATCCAGGAAAACCCGGAGTACGCTGAATTGGACTACTCGGATCGGTTCATTCACTGA
- a CDS encoding TIGR02391 family protein: MRISREFTSEQFPSEQAVEDEEPVFRIETILNLDSDEKVFDISTYEHHPGDSTPTQSFGGTFVFSDWSDLQDVAGLLKRYIREQDDQTRSITVPLDSGTGFNSRLGRHIEGIEEARFTVDDYWLELDANGHRGEIRHYRKTVDYTHQDRRNAMAFLDMVDELFQDTDEEPILHLEHPDLRSDAVPEYVDGHYQSSVRTAFRVIEERIREEGGFSQDDTGVSLAQDAFHVDDGPLTFADVEAEKLGWMYLYVGGFGALRNPPSHRDEESIDQQRAIQILHYVDLLLDVLETEAAED; the protein is encoded by the coding sequence ATGCGTATCTCACGGGAGTTTACCTCTGAACAGTTCCCTTCGGAGCAAGCCGTAGAAGACGAAGAACCTGTCTTCCGGATCGAGACCATCCTGAATCTAGACAGTGACGAGAAGGTTTTCGACATCAGCACCTATGAACATCATCCAGGAGACAGCACGCCGACCCAATCTTTTGGAGGCACCTTTGTTTTCTCGGACTGGTCTGATCTTCAGGACGTAGCTGGTCTGCTGAAGCGTTACATCCGCGAGCAGGATGATCAGACACGGTCGATAACTGTTCCACTGGATTCTGGAACAGGGTTCAACAGCAGGCTTGGAAGGCATATAGAGGGTATTGAGGAGGCCAGGTTCACAGTAGATGACTATTGGCTTGAGCTGGATGCAAACGGCCATCGAGGGGAGATACGCCACTACAGAAAGACCGTGGACTACACACATCAGGATCGGCGAAACGCGATGGCGTTTCTCGACATGGTCGATGAACTGTTTCAGGATACGGATGAGGAACCGATTCTCCACCTGGAGCACCCAGACCTACGGAGTGACGCAGTTCCTGAATACGTCGACGGGCACTACCAGAGTTCCGTTAGGACTGCGTTCCGAGTCATAGAAGAGCGGATCAGGGAGGAAGGCGGGTTTTCTCAGGATGACACCGGAGTAAGTCTGGCTCAAGACGCCTTCCACGTTGACGATGGTCCTCTGACTTTTGCCGACGTGGAAGCAGAGAAGCTTGGTTGGATGTACCTCTATGTGGGAGGATTCGGTGCTTTACGTAATCCGCCCAGTCACCGGGACGAAGAATCGATCGACCAACAGCGTGCCATACAGATCCTACACTACGTCGACCTGCTTCTCGATGTCCTCGAGACAGAGGCTGCGGAAGACTAA
- a CDS encoding argonaute/piwi family protein — protein sequence MTDFDARWLGEPSLKFGDGEAKDPRAGLLKHGPWTPGEESSHNDIYVGFIGTSHSISAVKRLFTEMETVIPRDEEEPQRHKPPFPALGTDSAFRASFTMLDRWTWEMPPSDVELVTDEPTTDKSVETLLDLMEIYIKDLAGDDPPPNVIVISLPEEIEEACTPPDKSKPKMKAGDTDFHDRIKTFGLEYDVPTQLIRPSSLRFDADEGQEKAEVAWNLAVAMLYKSREGHPWKLGHLENDTCYAGISFYRVRHGNQNQTRASLAQVFLGTGESFVLRGGQAVRDESTGNNHLTEDSAEEIVGQILDQYKRKRRGAEPSRFVLHKTSRFLPGEREGFKRGAGDIDKLDFVTVRDGDPVRLYSSGNYPPLRGTVVTPKGENKHFLYTQGYTPAIQTYPGPRIPAPITVELDPEVCHSSYEEICEEILSFTKLDWNTSDFAKKKPVTIRVAQAVGAILAEADKRGITVKPQYYYYM from the coding sequence GTGACTGATTTCGATGCACGGTGGCTGGGCGAGCCGTCCCTAAAATTCGGGGACGGTGAAGCAAAGGATCCGCGTGCCGGTCTTCTGAAGCACGGGCCTTGGACACCTGGAGAGGAAAGCAGCCACAACGATATCTACGTCGGGTTCATCGGAACCAGCCACTCCATCAGTGCGGTGAAACGGCTGTTCACGGAGATGGAGACGGTGATTCCCCGAGACGAGGAAGAACCTCAGAGGCACAAGCCTCCGTTCCCGGCTCTCGGCACTGACTCTGCTTTCCGTGCCAGCTTCACGATGCTGGATAGGTGGACGTGGGAGATGCCGCCGAGCGACGTTGAACTCGTTACTGACGAGCCAACCACCGACAAAAGCGTGGAGACACTGCTGGACCTGATGGAGATCTATATCAAAGATCTTGCAGGGGACGATCCGCCGCCGAACGTCATCGTCATTTCTCTGCCGGAGGAGATCGAGGAAGCCTGCACCCCCCCAGACAAGAGCAAACCGAAGATGAAGGCCGGGGACACTGATTTCCATGACCGAATAAAGACGTTCGGCCTCGAGTACGACGTTCCCACCCAACTGATTCGTCCGAGCTCGCTCCGGTTCGACGCAGACGAAGGCCAGGAGAAGGCGGAGGTGGCGTGGAATCTCGCTGTGGCGATGCTCTACAAATCTCGTGAAGGCCATCCCTGGAAACTGGGCCACTTGGAGAACGACACCTGCTACGCTGGTATCTCGTTCTACCGTGTCCGCCACGGTAATCAGAATCAGACTCGGGCTTCACTTGCACAGGTGTTCCTCGGGACGGGGGAGAGTTTCGTGCTTCGCGGCGGTCAAGCGGTCAGAGACGAGTCGACAGGGAACAATCACTTGACAGAGGATAGTGCGGAGGAGATAGTTGGGCAGATCCTTGACCAGTACAAGAGGAAGCGTCGGGGAGCTGAACCCAGTCGGTTCGTGCTTCATAAGACTTCTCGGTTCCTGCCAGGTGAACGAGAAGGATTCAAACGTGGCGCTGGAGACATCGATAAGCTGGATTTCGTTACGGTGCGTGATGGAGATCCTGTCAGGCTCTACAGTTCAGGGAACTACCCGCCGCTGCGTGGGACTGTTGTCACCCCGAAAGGTGAGAATAAGCACTTCCTGTACACTCAGGGCTACACTCCGGCGATTCAGACGTATCCAGGCCCGCGTATCCCAGCTCCGATCACGGTTGAGCTGGATCCGGAGGTGTGCCACAGTTCGTACGAGGAGATCTGTGAGGAGATTCTCTCGTTCACGAAACTGGACTGGAATACGTCCGACTTTGCGAAAAAGAAGCCGGTCACGATCCGTGTGGCGCAGGCTGTCGGCGCTATCTTGGCGGAAGCGGACAAGCGAGGGATAACGGTCAAACCGCAGTACTACTATTACATGTGA